A DNA window from Drosophila sechellia strain sech25 chromosome X, ASM438219v1, whole genome shotgun sequence contains the following coding sequences:
- the LOC116801992 gene encoding uncharacterized protein LOC116801992, with product MQYLHIFGLLVFLAAFGSTLESRDKEFYGISKEHVGQPTNIEHKWDSVEFVQHKISLKQPKRYNQFKRQSFTPFERRVIRLLRKLGLLKSDAERLLDTLEKDKDLLRRLKKLLDEVDTEHETNDFLEDFFDLVFLKKI from the coding sequence ATGCAATACTTGCATATCTTTGGGCTCTTGGTCTTTTTGGCCGCTTTTGGATCAACCCTTGAAAGTCGTGATAAGGAATTTTACGGGATATCTAAGGAGCATGTTGGGCAGCCAACGAATATTGAACATAAATGGGATTCTGTGGAATTTGTACAACACAAGATATCCTTGAAGCAGCCAAAGAGATATAACCAATTCAAACGTCAGTCCTTCACACCATTTGAAAGGCGTGTGATACGTTTACTACGTAAATTGGGCTTATTAAAAAGCGATGCTGAACGACTGTTGGATACCCTCGAAAAGGACAAGGATCTGTTACGAAGATTAAAGAAGTTACTCGACGAAGTCGACACCGAACATGAGACCAATGACTTCCTTGAAGATTTCTTCGatttagtttttttaaaaaaaatataa
- the LOC6619742 gene encoding protein FAM136A: protein MDCDNPSSEETRERVDNAILTAMEDLDRDYLRKLQIEMHRCATACCADADANAEAVERCVDRCQIRLTRARCFVQQGVSDFENRLEKCIQQCRLNGSDYGLEHCTSNCVDSHVGLLPEMFRAMRDTLEKGV, encoded by the coding sequence ATGGATTGTGACAATCCGAGTTCGGAGGAGACGCGCGAACGCGTTGACAACGCAATCCTGACCGCCATGGAGGATCTGGATCGGGACTATCTGCGCAAGTTGCAGATCGAGATGCACAGGTGTGCGACCGCCTGTtgtgcggatgcggatgcgaatgCGGAGGCGGTGGAGCGATGCGTGGACCGCTGCCAGATCCGTTTGACCCGAGCCCGCTGCTTCGTGCAGCAGGGTGTATCCGACTTTGAGAATCGCCTGGAGAAGTGCATCCAGCAGTGCCGCCTCAATGGATCCGATTATGGCTTGGAACATTGCACCAGCAACTGCGTGGATAGCCATGTGGGATTGTTGCCCGAAATGTTCAGGGCTATGCGAGATACCCTGGAAAAGGGTGTTTAA